Proteins encoded within one genomic window of Granulicella pectinivorans:
- a CDS encoding efflux RND transporter permease subunit, whose product MSAPDTSGFWLSRSAKTIFFAILLITAAGIYAAFQVPIAVFPDTNFPRVVIGVDNGVMPVEQMQVTITKPIEDAINSVPGLKTVRSTTSRGSAEVSLFFDWNVDMFRTLQLTDAALSKVSQSLPSTAKITTNRLTFATFPILGYALTAEDRGKDTVSQTQLWELATYDLKPPLNRVDGVSTVVVQGGKVPEFHIVPNMARMQTAGVTLLDLVNGVQASNMIDSPGLYEANHELILGLVGAQAHSATELGNLVIKTTPGGVSVKVNDVAVVKPGVLPVYTMVTSNGAPAVLLNIARQPSSNTVAVADAVAAELKTLQAKIPPGVKIAPFYDQSELVRESISSVRDAILIGLILACVILFLFLGDWSSSLIAGLVIPVTVAVTILLLWIIGQSFNLMTLGGLAAAIGLVIDDAIVVVENIVVHRNAGQNRIDAVRMALREITIPLLGSTLTPVVVFLPLIAVSGVTGSFFRALAVTMTAALLTSLVLAVTWTPALSLVLLKVKPRAADEPVVAEEPIVADEDHGKAMQWVLHKHASALEWALSKPLALVGLCALLVVGSYFAYRNLATDLLPEMDEGAFILDYLTPAGTSLAETDRILQDVEQILRDTPEVLITSRRTGLQMGLAAVTEANYGDFTVRLKSKRDRPIDEVIADVRERVKKREPALDVEFTQVLQDMIGDLSNSPEPIQIKLFSNDVTALHDLAPRVQAALQTIPGVVDTQNGIDNTVSGPATNFRINPTLAAKLGFTPQEVAEDATSILDGLPTNDPLILNGRPYTIRVRLGDESRASLDAIENTIFNSASGHTASLGAMAEVEQLPPQNEIRRENLQQVILVSGRLEGSDLGGTMEQVKTKVAALNIPSSVRVEYGGTYQEQQKSFADLARVLVLALGLVFVVLLAEFRNFSAPIAILTSSILSIAGVVLALLITKTNFNVASFMGLIMVIGIVAKNGILLLDADEKYRGPSVDARAAMLHAAQRRLRPIVMTAIAAVGGMLPLAFALGAGSQMLQPLAIAVIGGLTLSIALSLIVTPVLYYSLTRNRHAEP is encoded by the coding sequence GTGAGCGCCCCCGACACCTCCGGCTTCTGGCTCTCGCGCTCCGCGAAGACCATCTTCTTCGCGATCCTGCTCATCACCGCCGCGGGCATCTACGCTGCGTTCCAGGTGCCCATCGCCGTCTTCCCCGACACCAACTTTCCCCGCGTCGTCATCGGCGTCGACAACGGCGTCATGCCTGTCGAGCAGATGCAGGTCACCATCACCAAGCCCATCGAAGACGCCATCAACTCCGTCCCCGGCTTGAAGACCGTGCGCAGTACCACCTCGCGCGGCTCCGCCGAGGTCAGCCTCTTCTTCGACTGGAACGTGGACATGTTCCGCACCCTCCAGCTCACCGACGCCGCCCTCTCCAAGGTCTCGCAAAGCCTGCCCAGCACCGCGAAGATCACCACCAACCGCCTCACCTTCGCCACCTTCCCCATCCTCGGCTATGCCCTCACCGCGGAGGATCGCGGCAAGGATACCGTCTCGCAGACCCAGCTCTGGGAACTAGCCACCTACGACCTCAAGCCGCCCCTCAATCGCGTCGATGGCGTCAGCACCGTCGTCGTGCAGGGCGGCAAGGTCCCTGAGTTCCACATCGTGCCCAACATGGCCCGCATGCAGACCGCGGGCGTCACGCTGCTCGATCTCGTCAACGGCGTCCAGGCCTCGAATATGATCGACTCCCCCGGCCTGTACGAGGCGAACCACGAGCTTATCCTCGGCCTAGTCGGTGCTCAGGCTCACAGCGCGACCGAGCTCGGCAACCTCGTCATCAAGACCACCCCGGGCGGTGTATCGGTCAAGGTAAACGACGTCGCAGTGGTCAAGCCCGGCGTCCTGCCCGTCTACACGATGGTTACCTCGAACGGAGCTCCCGCGGTGCTCCTCAACATCGCGCGTCAGCCCTCCAGCAATACGGTCGCCGTAGCGGACGCCGTCGCCGCCGAGCTCAAGACCCTGCAAGCCAAAATCCCACCTGGCGTGAAGATCGCACCCTTCTACGATCAATCCGAGCTCGTCCGCGAGAGCATCTCCAGCGTCCGCGACGCCATCCTCATCGGCCTCATCCTCGCCTGCGTCATCCTTTTTCTCTTCCTCGGCGACTGGAGCTCCTCGCTCATCGCCGGCCTCGTCATTCCTGTAACCGTCGCGGTGACAATTCTCCTCCTCTGGATCATCGGCCAGAGCTTCAACCTCATGACCCTCGGCGGCCTCGCCGCAGCCATCGGCCTCGTCATCGACGACGCCATCGTCGTCGTCGAGAACATCGTCGTGCATCGCAACGCCGGACAGAACCGCATCGACGCCGTGCGCATGGCCCTGCGTGAGATCACCATCCCACTCCTCGGCTCCACCCTTACCCCGGTCGTCGTCTTCCTCCCCCTGATCGCGGTCAGCGGCGTCACCGGCAGCTTCTTCCGTGCGCTCGCCGTCACCATGACTGCGGCTCTCCTCACCTCGCTCGTCCTCGCCGTCACCTGGACGCCCGCCCTCTCGCTCGTCCTCCTCAAGGTGAAGCCCCGCGCGGCGGACGAACCCGTCGTCGCTGAAGAACCCATCGTCGCCGACGAAGACCACGGCAAAGCCATGCAGTGGGTTCTCCACAAGCACGCATCGGCACTCGAGTGGGCGTTGAGCAAGCCTCTCGCCCTCGTCGGCCTCTGTGCGCTCCTCGTCGTCGGCTCCTACTTCGCCTATCGCAATCTCGCCACGGATCTCCTTCCGGAGATGGACGAAGGCGCCTTCATCCTCGACTACCTCACCCCCGCCGGAACCTCCCTCGCCGAAACCGACCGCATCCTCCAGGACGTGGAGCAGATCCTCCGCGACACCCCCGAAGTCCTCATCACCTCCCGCCGCACCGGCCTCCAGATGGGCCTCGCCGCCGTCACCGAGGCCAATTACGGCGACTTCACCGTGCGCCTCAAGAGCAAGCGCGACCGCCCCATCGACGAGGTCATCGCCGACGTTCGCGAGCGCGTCAAGAAGCGTGAGCCCGCCCTCGACGTCGAGTTCACGCAGGTCCTTCAGGACATGATCGGCGATCTCTCCAACTCGCCCGAGCCCATCCAGATCAAGCTCTTCTCGAACGACGTGACCGCACTCCACGATCTCGCCCCTCGCGTGCAGGCCGCCCTCCAGACCATCCCCGGCGTCGTCGATACCCAGAACGGCATCGACAACACTGTCAGCGGGCCCGCCACCAACTTCAGAATCAACCCCACTCTCGCGGCCAAACTGGGCTTCACCCCGCAGGAGGTCGCCGAGGACGCAACCTCCATCCTCGACGGCCTCCCCACCAACGACCCCCTCATCCTCAACGGCCGCCCCTACACCATCCGTGTGCGCCTCGGCGACGAGAGCCGCGCCTCCCTCGACGCTATCGAGAACACCATCTTCAACTCCGCCTCAGGCCACACCGCATCCCTCGGCGCCATGGCCGAGGTCGAGCAGCTCCCCCCGCAAAACGAGATCCGCCGCGAAAACCTCCAGCAGGTCATCCTCGTCAGCGGCCGCCTCGAAGGCTCCGACCTCGGCGGCACCATGGAGCAGGTCAAGACCAAGGTCGCCGCCCTCAACATCCCATCCTCCGTCCGCGTGGAGTACGGCGGCACCTACCAGGAGCAGCAGAAGTCCTTCGCCGATCTCGCCCGCGTCTTAGTCCTTGCCCTGGGGCTCGTCTTCGTCGTCCTGCTCGCGGAGTTCCGCAACTTCTCTGCGCCCATCGCCATCCTCACCAGCTCCATCCTCTCCATCGCCGGCGTGGTCCTCGCTCTTCTCATCACGAAGACGAACTTCAACGTGGCCAGCTTCATGGGACTCATCATGGTCATCGGCATCGTCGCCAAGAACGGCATCCTCCTCCTCGACGCCGACGAGAAGTACCGCGGACCCAGCGTCGACGCGCGCGCCGCCATGCTTCACGCCGCCCAGCGCCGCCTCCGCCCCATCGTCATGACCGCCATCGCGGCCGTAGGCGGCATGCTTCCTCTCGCGTTCGCGCTCGGCGCCGGTTCACAGATGTTGCAGCCCCTCGCCATCGCCGTCATCGGAGGCCTCACCCTCTCCATCGCCCTCAGCCTCATCGTCACACCCGTCCTCTACTACTCCCTCACCCGCAACCGTCACGCAGAGCCCTGA